The following coding sequences lie in one Lysobacter capsici genomic window:
- a CDS encoding transcriptional regulator produces MKETRRRMTLNLAGSEMQFLEELCVRKGVSKTAAIRQALRLYQVVEDRADKGKKMFFVDNSTKERSELMLL; encoded by the coding sequence ATGAAAGAGACCCGGCGCCGTATGACCCTTAATCTGGCAGGCAGCGAGATGCAATTTCTCGAAGAGCTGTGTGTGCGCAAGGGCGTCAGCAAGACCGCGGCCATCCGCCAGGCGCTGCGCCTGTACCAGGTGGTCGAGGATCGTGCCGACAAGGGCAAGAAGATGTTTTTCGTCGACAACAGCACCAAGGAGCGTTCCGAGCTGATGTTGTTGTGA
- a CDS encoding LysR family transcriptional regulator: protein MRSLDLEQLRALVAVADAGSISGGAGQVFRSQSAISEQIQKLEQSAGVPLLLRSRNGVVPTPAGERLLGHARQMLALGELALHDVRRELHRTQVRLAISDYFRPDEIAALLGHLARHCPQLQLQVTMGQSATLARTHAEGGFDLALTMDLETPAQARQRNRADVLRREPLAWVAAPGLDLRGESELPLILLPASCSLHQIAVRRLQQQRVDYRIAHVGSGVAGVQAALRAGLGLGCLNTSAIAPGLAIARSTRLPSLPSCRFVLLPPPDDAASGLREADAVLRAFFR from the coding sequence ATGCGCAGCCTCGATCTCGAACAGCTCCGCGCCCTGGTCGCGGTCGCCGACGCCGGCAGCATTTCCGGCGGCGCCGGCCAGGTGTTCCGCTCGCAGTCGGCGATCAGCGAGCAGATCCAGAAGCTCGAACAATCGGCCGGCGTGCCGCTGCTGCTGCGCTCGCGCAACGGCGTCGTGCCGACTCCGGCGGGGGAACGCCTGCTCGGGCATGCGCGGCAGATGCTCGCGCTCGGCGAACTGGCGCTGCACGACGTACGCCGCGAATTGCACCGCACCCAGGTGCGGCTGGCGATCAGCGATTATTTCCGGCCCGACGAAATCGCCGCCCTGCTCGGCCACCTCGCCCGCCACTGCCCACAGTTGCAGCTGCAGGTGACGATGGGCCAGAGCGCGACGCTCGCGCGCACGCATGCCGAAGGCGGCTTCGATCTGGCCCTGACCATGGACCTGGAAACACCCGCGCAGGCGCGCCAGCGCAACCGCGCCGACGTGCTGCGGCGCGAACCGCTAGCCTGGGTCGCCGCGCCCGGCCTGGACCTTCGCGGCGAATCCGAACTGCCGCTGATCCTGCTGCCGGCCAGTTGCAGCCTGCACCAGATCGCGGTGCGGCGTTTGCAGCAGCAGCGGGTCGACTACCGGATCGCGCATGTCGGCAGCGGCGTCGCCGGCGTGCAGGCGGCCTTGCGCGCCGGGCTGGGTCTGGGCTGCCTCAACACCTCGGCGATCGCGCCGGGACTGGCGATCGCGCGCTCCACGCGCCTGCCCAGCTTGCCGAGCTGCCGCTTCGTGCTGTTGCCGCCGCCCGACGACGCGGCGTCGGGCTTGCGCGAAGCCGACGCGGTACTGCGGGCATTCTTTCGCTAG